Proteins encoded together in one Amblyomma americanum isolate KBUSLIRL-KWMA chromosome 1, ASM5285725v1, whole genome shotgun sequence window:
- the LOC144115022 gene encoding oligosaccharyltransferase complex subunit ostc-A isoform X1, with product MEFLYGLPFYVLEVPNLKLKRPTWFHQPSPMVVYSLVLFSYFLVCGGIIYDVIVEPPSIGSTVDEHGHSKPVAFMPYRVNGQYIMEGLASSFLFTVGGLGFVILDRTHNPSTPRLNRILLISTGFICILVSFITCYVFMRIKLPGYLHA from the exons ATGGAGTTTTTGTACGGTCTCCCTTTTTACGTACTTGAAGTCCCAAATCTAAAACTGAAGCGGCCGACATGGTTCCATCAACCATCTCCAATGGTTGTTTACTCGCTGGTGCTATTCTCCTATTTTCTAGTTTGCGGAG GTATAATATATGACGTTATTGTGGAGCCCCCAAGCATTGGATCCACTGTGGATGAACATGGACACAGCAAACCC GTGGCCTTCATGCCGTATCGAGTCAATGGCCAGTACATCATGGAGGGCCTGGCGTCAAGCTTTCTCTTCACTGTGGGTGGTCTTGGTTTCGTCATCCTTGATCGAACACACAACCCCAGCACGCCGAGACTGAATCGCATCCTTTTGATCAGCACGGGTTTCATCTGCATACTGGTGTCCTTCATCACTTGTTACGTCTTCATGCGCATCAAGCTTCC TGGATACTTGCATGCCTGA
- the LOC144115022 gene encoding oligosaccharyltransferase complex subunit OSTC isoform X2: protein MEFLYGLPFYVLEVPNLKLKRPTWFHQPSPMVVYSLVLFSYFLVCGGIIYDVIVEPPSIGSTVDEHGHSKPVAFMPYRVNGQYIMEGLASSFLFTWILACLILHLPAKCIQDHWKASSSRAIKFSLFKCIAVCHSI from the exons ATGGAGTTTTTGTACGGTCTCCCTTTTTACGTACTTGAAGTCCCAAATCTAAAACTGAAGCGGCCGACATGGTTCCATCAACCATCTCCAATGGTTGTTTACTCGCTGGTGCTATTCTCCTATTTTCTAGTTTGCGGAG GTATAATATATGACGTTATTGTGGAGCCCCCAAGCATTGGATCCACTGTGGATGAACATGGACACAGCAAACCC GTGGCCTTCATGCCGTATCGAGTCAATGGCCAGTACATCATGGAGGGCCTGGCGTCAAGCTTTCTCTTCACT TGGATACTTGCATGCCTGATTCTGCATCTGCCTGCCAAGTGCATCCAGGACCATTGGAAGGCGTCTTCTTCAAGAGCAATCAAATTTTCGTTGTTTAAGTGCATTGCTGTCTGTCATAGCATTTGA